A genomic window from Punica granatum isolate Tunisia-2019 chromosome 2, ASM765513v2, whole genome shotgun sequence includes:
- the LOC116197061 gene encoding GDP-Man:Man(3)GlcNAc(2)-PP-Dol alpha-1,2-mannosyltransferase has product MSWDFFTGVFSSLVTLFSLQILASIYRGRRSRELAVGFFHPYTNDGGGGERVLWCAVKAVQEECPDLRCVVYTGDRGTSPSSLMARAADRFGVELLSPPQVVHLRTRKLVEASTYPYFTMMGQSLGSMFLSWEALCKLTPVVYFDTSGYAFTYPIARMFGCKVICYTHYPTISLDMLSRVRNRSSLYNNKARIADSIWLSRCKIIYYALFSWMYGLVGSFTHLAMVNSSWTQSHILKLWGVPNCTKRVYPPCDTSGLQALPLERPVETPTFISVAQFRPEKAHGLQLEAFSLALKKLDRNLPRPKLQFVGSCRNKSDEDRLKNLKDRAFELGVERDVEFYKNIKYRDLVELLGRATAGLHSMIDEHFGISVVEYMAAGAIPIAHNSAGPKMDIVLEEDDQQTGFLAQDVEEYADTILKVITMPESQRLKMAAAARKRAGRFSEERFYRDFKAAVCPVLC; this is encoded by the exons ATGTCGTGGGACTTCTTCACCGGCGTGTTCTCGTCCCTGGTCACCCTGTTCTCCCTGCAGATCCTGGCGAGCATATACCGCGGGCGTAGGAGCCGAGAACTGGCCGTCGGCTTCTTCCACCCCTACACCAACGACGGCGGCGGCGGTGAGAGGGTCCTCTGGTGCGCCGTCAAGGCCGTCCAGGAGGAGTGTCCCGATCTTCGCTGCGTAGTCTACACCGGCGATCGCGGCACCTCCCCCTCCAGCCTCATGGCTCGAGCCGCAGATCGCTTCGGGGTCGAGCTCCTTTCCCCACCCCAG GTTGTTCACTTACGCACGAGGAAGTTGGTTGAAGCATCAACTTACCCATACTTCACGATGATGGGTCAGAGTCTTGGTTCCATGTTTCTTTCGTGGGAAGCCCTGTGCAAGCTAACTCCAGTCGTCTACTTCGACACAAGCGGATATGCATTCACATATCCAATTGCTAGAATGTTTGGGTGCAAAGTGATCTGCTATACTCATTATCCCACTATAAGTTTGGATATGCTGTCTCGAGTTCGCAACCGGAGTTCTCTGTACAACAACAAAGCTAGAATTGCTGATAG TATTTGGCTATCCCGATGTAAAATCATCTATTATGCACTCTTTAGCTGGATGTATGGGTTAGTGGGCTCGTTCACTCATCTTGCTATGGTGAATTCTTCATGGACGCAGTCACACATTCTAAAGCTCTGGGGGGTTCCAAATTGTACAAAGCGAGTGTATCCTCCATGTGACACATCAGGACTTCAG GCACTTCCCCTTGAAAGACCAGTTGAAACTCCTACGTTCATATCGGTCGCACAATTTCGTCCAGAAAAG GCACATGGTCTGCAACTCGAGGCCTTCTCTCTTGCTCTCAAGAAATTAGATCGCAACTTGCCTAGGCCTAAGCTCCAGTTCGTAGGTAGTTGTCGGAATAAGTCAGATGAGGATAGACTTAAGAATCTGAAAGACAGAGCTTTTGAACTTGGGGTGGAAAGGGATGTGGAGttttataagaatataaagtACAG GGACTTGGTGGAACTTCTGGGACGTGCCACTGCAGGGCTTCATTCTATGATTGATGAGCATTTTGGTATAAGCGTTGTGGAGTACATGGCAGCAGGAGCCATCCCAATCG CTCATAATTCTGCTGGGCCGAAGATGGACATTGTTTTGGAAGAGGATGACCAGCAAACCGGATTTCTTGCTCAAGATGTTGAAGAGTATGCTGACACCATCCTCAAGGTCATAACGATGCCCGAATCTCAGAGGCTTAAGATGGCTGCTGCCGCGAGAAAGCGCGCTGGCAGATTCTCTGAGGAAAGATTTTACCGCGATTTCAAAGCTGCAGTCTGCCCGGTCCTCTGCTGA
- the LOC116197049 gene encoding transcription factor bHLH51 — protein MDSRLMSSSAWWAEGADRWVPHSDDVLPDGESCSVVPASLPMSSSSDASKLSRFPGVQSSWAAPVDGFAEDSGTRTPSSASKSHSLAEKRRRDRINAQLTSLRKLIPKSDKMDKAALLGRVIDQVKDLKRKASEISKTSLVPTETDEVNIDLEVPESASSDNIGGNSSSSVFIRASVCCDDRPELFGELVRVLRGMRLTMVKADMTSVGGRIRSILVLCSKDGEEGFCVSSLKQSLRTVLSRIASSASMASSYRSIRSKRQRFFLPC, from the exons ATGGACAGCCGTCTGATGAGCTCCTCTGCTTGGTGGGCTGAGGGGGCAGACCGCTGGGTTCCTCATTCTGATGATGTATTACCCGACGGCGAATCTTGTTCGGTGGTTCCGGCTTCTCTGCCTATGTCTTCTTCGTCGGATGCCTCGAAGCTGAGCCGGTTTCCCGGGGTTCAGTCCTCATGGGCAGCCCCGGTCGACGGGTTTGCAGAAGACAGTGGCACCAGGACTCCTAGCAGTGCTTCCAAGAGCCACAGCTTGGCCGAGAAGAGGCGGCGGGACCGCATCAATGCTCAGCTCACGAGTCTCCGGAAGCTCATCCCCAAATCGGATAAG ATGGACAAAGCAGCTCTACTGGGACGCGTGATAGACCAGGTCAAGGACCTGAAGCGGAAGGCCTCCGAAATCAGCAAGACCTCCCTAGTCCCGACCGAGACCGATGAGGTGAACATCGACCTTGAAGTTCCCGAGAGTGCGAGCTCTGACAACATCGGTGGAAACTCCAGCAGCAGCGTCTTCATCAGGGCATCTGTCTGCTGCGATGACCGGCCCGAGCTGTTTGGTGAGCTCGTGAGGGTCCTGCGCGGGATGAGGCTGACCATGGTCAAGGCCGACATGACGAGCGTGGGGGGGAGGATCAGGAGCATTCTCGTACTGTGCAGTAAGGACGGCGAAGAAGGCTTCTGCGTGAGCTCGCTGAAGCAGTCGCTGCGAACGGTCCTGAGCAGGATCGCTTCCTCTGCGTCCATGGCATCGAGCTACCGCAGCATCAGAAGCAAGAGGCAGAGATTTTTCCTGCCCTGTTAG
- the LOC116194500 gene encoding LOB domain-containing protein 21-like, giving the protein MPQRSGHEARSSSSCAACKLLKRRCGPSCIFAPYFRSDEPKKFAKVHKVFGASNVSKILGEVPEEQREDTVNSLAYEAEARLRDPVYGCIGAIAILQRKMAELQHDLAVARARLARAAATAAATSSVGTSGGLEYYDNPHVIVNNVGPAFGDVGYYSCGSGPYNESFSQVPMEWSQDFGGGMSDYFGHSPFMLGYF; this is encoded by the coding sequence ATGCCACAGAGGTCGGGCCACGAGGCCCGGTCAAGCTCGTCGTGTGCGGCGTGCAAGCTGCTCAAGAGGAGGTGCGGGCCCAGCTGCATCTTCGCGCCCTACTTCCGCTCCGACGAGCCCAAGAAGTTCGCCAAGGTCCACAAAGTGTTCGGGGCCAGCAACGTCAGCAAGATCCTCGGGGAGGTCCCCGAGGAGCAGCGGGAGGATACCGTCAACTCCCTCGCCTATGAGGCCGAGGCCAGGCTCCGGGACCCCGTCTACGGCTGCATAGGGGCCATCGCCATACTGCAGCGGAAGATGGCCGAGCTCCAGCATGACCTCGCCGTCGCTCGGGCCCGCCTTGCCCGGGCGGCAGCCACAGCAGCGGCCACGAGCTCGGTCGGGACCTCCGGAGGGCTCGAGTATTATGACAACCCCCATGTGATCGTGAATAATGTTGGGCCAGCTTTCGGGGATGTCGGGTATTACTCATGCGGCAGCGGACCATATAACGAGAGCTTCAGCCAGGTCCCGATGGAATGGAGCCAGGATTTTGGAGGAGGCATGAGCGATTATTTTGGCCACAGCCCCTTCATGTTGGGATACTTCTAA